CATGATCAACGGGGTGGGGCGGGGGTGGGGAGGGGTTGGGGGTGGGGAGGGGGTGGGGGTGGGGTGGTGAAGGGCCGACCCTGGGTGGGGGTCGGCCCTTGCGGGTGTTCGGGGTGTCAGCTGGTGGCGCTGTAGCCGCGGGTGGCGATCCAGTCGGCGAGGTTGTCGGTGGTGATCCAGTATTCGGCCTGGTTGGGGTCGGCGGAGTCGGCGATCTTGACCTGGTCGCCGCCGTCGCGGTAGCCGGTGACGCTGACGTAGTGGCCGCCTTCGAAGCTGTGGGTGGTGCCGTTGGTGTCGGTGGTGGTGCCGGCGATGTTGGCGACCACGGCGCGGCCGTCGTCGATGGTGCGGACGATGTCTTCGCGCAGCTTGTCGGTCTGCTTGTGGTCAGCCTTGGGGTCGCGGATCTCGACGGACTTGTAGACGTTCTTGCCGGTTTCCTTGTTCAGGATGGGGGTGATGTCGTTGATGGAGTTGGTGCCGGCTTCGGTGGTGCCCATGCGCTTGGCCATGTCGTGCTGGTCGATGTTCTTGCCCTGGACGCTGAGGGCGTTGCGGGCGGCGGCGGGGCCGCAGTAGTAGAAGGTGTCCTGGGCCTGGTAGCGCACGTCGAGTTGGCGCTCGCCGTTGGGCTTGCGGTCGGCCTGCACGGCGGCGGCCGGCACGGCGGCGGGGGTGGCCTGGGCGGCGATGGCGGGTGCGGCGATGCCTCCGGCGGTGGCGGCGGCAGCGGCGATGGTCAGGGCGGTCTTACGCAGCATGGTGGTACGCATGATGGGGTTCCGCCTTCCGTTCGGGGGTGTGCGCGGCGAGCGAGGGGGTCGCGGTGGCCGCGCGAAGGGGGAAGATCTGGATGTGGGCTGTGAGCCCTGCTCGGGTGTCGCGGGCCGGTAGGGCCGCTCGCGATGTCCCGGTGGATGTGTAACGCCGGGTGGGGGGGCGGTCATTCCGGCCCGGTCCCGGGGGCGGCGCTGGGGTCGTCGCGGTTACCCCTGTACAACGACGGGGGTGGGGGCATCATTCCGCCGTGGCGTACTGCGATCCCGACATCAGGGGATCGAACGCCAGGACATCGGAGTCCGAACCGAGCACACGGCGCAGGGCGACGGTGGGAGTAAGCCGTCACTCCCTGCCGATGCTGCTGATGCTGCCGAACAACACGCTCGACGTGGCATCGGTGCATTCGGGCGGAATCGGCGGATACAGGATAGATGGGTGTTCGACTGTTGATAGATCCTGGTATCCGCCGCCACCGGCAATCAGGTCACCGGCCGTCAACGCGCCGACCTCGGGCACCCGTACGCCGATCCTGCCGTCGGTGAGCAGTGTGACGCCCGGGGGCCAGACCACCACGTACGACCGCATCTCGGCGTCGCGCAGGACGAGGCAGCCGCCGCTGCCGACCGCGAGTTCACCGCCCAACGCGGCGAGAAGGTGCACCTCGGTGGCTGCGACAAGCGTCTGAAAGCCCTCTCCCGCCAGGATGCTGCCGCCCGCGCTGGCCGGGCTGGCAGACCCTCGGAGAGCCGGTGCCTCGGCGGTCGGCAGGCGTGCACCGCTGCCGCCGCAACCGGCCAGGGCCAGCAGCAGCGCGGAGGCACTTACGGCGATCCGAACCATGCGGCCAGTAGAACTGGCACAAACCGGTCAGGCAAACTGCCATGCCGTTCGTTTCTGCTGGTTGCCCTCAGGGCAGCCGAGAGTCCCGCGCTGTCGGTGCTTATCGTCGTACGCGAATTGATCCTCGGACCGAAACGTTTCTCGGACCTGGCGGACGCGGCACGCGGCATCACCCCGGCCGTCCTCAGCGACCGACTCCGGTCGCTACAGCAGGCCGGCATCGTCGAGCAGGTCACGCTCACCGATCAACCCCACACCCGTACGCCGCCACCAAGTGGGGGCAGAGGTAGGGCTGCGGCTAGCGGGCCGGGCAGCGGGTGCCGTCGGCGGGGACGGTGAGGTCGATCAGGTAGGCGTTGACAGCCCGGGTGATGCAGGGTGTCTGCGGATAGGCGGTGTGGCCCTCACCCTCCCAGGTGAGCACCCGGCCGACGCCGAGCATCTCGGCCAGGGCCGGGGTCTGCTCGTACGGGGTGGCCGGGTCGCCGGTGGTGCCGACCACCAGGATCGGCGGGGCGCCGTCGGCGCGTCCCTTCGGGTAGGGGTCGCTGCCGCCGGGCCACTCCGTGCAGGAGACCAGGCCGGCGGCGAGTGCCGGGCCGAACAACGGGTACTGCGTGCGCCACTGCGACTGCAACTGGCGGATCCGTTCCAGGCTCGGCCGATCCTCCTCGTCGGCGCAGTTGATCGCCAGGTTGGCGTCGAAGAGGTTGGTGTAGTGGCCGTTCTCGTCGCGCTCGGCGTACGCGTCGGCGAGGCGGAAGACGCCGTCCGGGTTACCTTCCTCCAGCTGATTGATGGCCCGGGCCAGTTGCTGCCAACCGGACTCCGTGTAGAGCGAGGAGATGACCGCGTAGAAGACCCAGCCGGCGGTGGCTTCCCGGCCGTCGGCCGAGCGGACCGGGGAAACCTTCGCCTTGTCGATTGCCGAGGTGACCGCCGCTCGGGCGTCCGGCGCGATCGGGCAGCGGTTGGCGTTGGCCGCGCACCACCGGGTGAAGTTGCCGAAGGCCCGCTCGAAGCCCCGGGCCTGGCTCTCGGAGCCCTCGATCAGGCTCTGCCGGGGGTCGACCGCGCCGTCGAGCACCAGCGCCCGCACCCGCTGCGGAAACAGTTGCGCGTACGTGGCGCCGAGCAGCGTGCCGTAGGAGTAGCCCAGGTAGGTCAGCTTCTCGTCGCCGACCGCCGCGCGGATCGCGTCGATGTCCCGGGCGGCCTGCTCGGTGCCGTAGAGCGGCAACTGGTCGCCGTACTTGGCGCCACAGCCCTGACCGATCTGCCGGTTGAGCGCGACGAAGTCGTCGAACGACTGCTGGCTCTCCGGATCCGGGTCGTAGCCGAAGGTGGCGTCCAGGTCGGCATCCGGGATGCACTCCACCGGGCTGGACCGGGACACTCCGCGCGGGTCGAAGCCGACGATGTCGAACCGTTCCAGGACGGCGTCGGGCAGGCCACCGAACTGCTCGCCGAAGGTGAGGTAGACGGCGGTGTCCACCCCGGACCCACCCGGCCCGCCCGGGTTGATCAGCAGCGAGCCGATCCGGTCGCGCTGCTTGTCGGAGCGGATCCGGATCAGGGCGATCTCGAAGGTCTCACCGGCACCGGGACCCGCCGTGGCACCGCCGCCGGGACTGGCCGTGCCGCCGGGACTGGCCGTGTTGCCGTTGGTCCAGTCGCGGGGCACCTTGATGCGGGCGCACTCGTAGCGCATGCCCGGCGCGGTGCGCCCGACCACCTCTCGGGGCACCTCCGAGCAGGACTGCCAGGTCGGTGCGGTGCCCGGCGGGGCGGCCTCGGGCTCGACGTCGCCGCCGCGCGGCGCGAACGCCGGCAGTGTGCAACCGGCGGTCAGCACCACGGCGGCGGTCAGGCCGGCCAGCGTTAACCGGAAGCGACGGATCCGGTCGGAAGTACGGGTCACGAGCTAGCCTCCGTGATCGAGTCGACCGCCAGGCTACGCGGAGTCGGGCGGGGACCCGACCGGGACCGCCGGATCGCCCCGCAGGACCTGGTCCACGTCGAACCGGATCGGCCGCTCCAACTGGTCGTACCGACAGGAGCGCGGGTCGCGGTCGGGCCGCCAGCGGACGAACCGGGCGGTGTGCCGGAACCGGTCGCCCTCCATCGCGTCGTACGCCACCTCCACCACCAGTTCCGGGCGGACCGGCTCCCACTCCAGGTTCTTGGTGCCGGTCCACCGGCTGACCCCGCCGGGGATGCGCTGGCCGCGTTCGTGGTCGCCGTGCACCCACGGGTGCTCCGCCCCGGCGTCCCGGTAGGGGGCCAACTCCTCCAGCAGCTCGGCCCTGCGGGCCATGGTGAACGAGGCGCTCACCCCGACGTGGTGCAGCACCCCGGCGTCGTCGTAGAGCCCGAGCAGCAGCGAGCCGACCACCGGGCCGGACTTGTGCCAGCGGAAGCCGGCCACCACGGCGTCGGCGGTGCGGGCGTGCTTGACCTTGAACATGAGCCGCTTGCCCGGCTCGTACGGCAGGTCGGCGGGTTTGGCGATCAGCCCGTCCAACCCGGCGCCCTCGAACACGTCGAACCAGCGGCGCGCGGTCTCGGCGTCGGTGGTGACCTGGGTGACGTGCACCGGTGGGCGCACCGCCGCCAGGGCCTGCTCCAGCCGGGCACGGCGGGCCGGGTAGGGCGCGTCGAGCAGGCTTTCGCCGTCGAGGGCGAGCAGGTCGAAGGCGACGAAGTCGGCCGGGGTGGTCTCGGCGAGCAGCTTCACCCGGGACGCGGCCGGGTGGATGCGCTGGGCCAGCAGCTCGAAGTCGAGCCGGGGTTGACCGCTCGGCCCGTCGCGCCGGATCACGATCAGCTCACCGTCGACCGCGCAGCGCTCCGGCAGCTGCCGGAGCGCCTGCTCGACCACCTCGGGGAAGTAGCGCGTCATCATCTTGCCGCCCCGGCTGGCCAGCTCCACCTCGTCACCGTCGCGGAAGACGATGCAGCGGAAACCGTCCCACTTGGGCTCGTAGGTCATGCCCGGGCCGGTGGGAATCGAGGCGACGCTGCGGGCCAGCATCGGCTCCACGGGCGGATTGATCGGCAGCTTCACGGCGACAGTCAACCAGACACCACCGACAACGGTGAGCCAGATCACTGTCGCCCGCTGGGTGGCGTGTCCCGGGACGAGTCGTCGCGTACCGCTCGGGTGAATCGCAAAACCGCAGGTCAGAGCTACTTTCGCGAGGTGTCGGAGTGGGTGTGCGGGTGTTGTGGCCGGTGGCGGGTCAGCGTCGAGCTGATCCGGGGCCGGTACGTCTACCGGCTGGTTCACCGCTATCCCCGCCGCTTCGGCGGCGGTAAGAACGTGCTCGGCGAGGTCGGCTCGGTGACCGAGCTGGCGGAACTGCTGCGCCGGGTTGCCCCGGTCAGCCTGGCCGACCTGCACGAAGCCGCCTGAAACGACGCCCGCGCGGTCGGAACGAGCGCCGTCGGGACGGGCCTAGAAGTGGGCGAAGGAGCGGATGGGGGCGCGCGGGCCGAACTTCGGCGCCTGGATGCCGGCGGTCTCCAGCAGCCGACAGACCCGGCCCCGGTGCCCCCGGAACGGCTCCAGCAGCTCCAGCATCCGGGCGTCGTCGGCGCGCGGCTCGCCCGCCAGCGCCCAGGCGACCGTGTTCGGTACGTGGTAGTCGCCGACGCTTACCGCGTCCGGATCGCCGTACGCCACCCGGACCACCTCGGCGGCGGTCCACGGGCCGATGCCGGCGATCGCGGTCAACCGCCTGCTGGCCTCGGCGGAGTCGGCGCAGCGTTCCAGCCGGTCGGCCACTGCGGCGGCGCGGCGCAGCGTGTCGGCCCGGCGCTGCTCCACGCCGAACGGGTGGAACACCCAGTACGGGGTGGCGGCCACCGCGGCCGGCTCCGGTGGCAGCAGCAGTCCCGCCGGCCCGGGGGCCGGCTGCCCGAAGTGGCGGACGGTCGCCGCGTACGCCCGGTAGGCCTCCTTGCCGGTGACCTTCTGTTCGAAGACTGCCCGCAGCACCCGGCCGAAGACCAGCCCGGTCGCCGGCATCCGCAGCCCCGGGTGCCGGCTAGCCAGCTCGGCCACCACCGGGTGGCCGGCGGCCAGCTCGGCGAAGCCGGCCAGGTCGTCGCGGAGCCCGGCGATCGCGTCCGCCCGCGCCACGACCCAGCCACCACCCGGGCCGTACCCCTCGGCGAGCAGTTCGCCGCCGACCGGCCGCAGGGCAAGGGTGGCCGGGCCGTCCGGGGTGCGGGTGGCCCACCAGAGGGTGCCGGCCACGATCCGGGCGCAGGGATCGTACGGGCTGAAGGTGAGCGGTCGCACCGAGGCGACCAGCCGGTAGTGCTCCGGCGGGCGCAGGCTCCGGCGGGCAGCCGGCTCGGTCGAGGTCACCGGCCCACTCTGCCATGCGTTACCGATCATTCCGCCGCCCCGGTTCTCACCTGGTGGTCGGCGGCGTGCCGGATCCGGTCACGGTCAGCCAGACGCTTGGCAGCACCTCCGACATGACGATGGCCGGCCGTGGCCCCTGCGGGCGACGGCCGGCCAACTGCCGGTCGGCTCAGTACGAGTAGTCGGAGTCCGAGCTGTCCGACTTGGTCTTCGACGGCGGGGCGACCGCCTTCGGGGTGCCCTTGGGCAGGCATTCCAGGTTCTTGCTGCCGTCGGGGTTGACCACGAACCAGGTGCCGCCGACGCCCTGGCCCTTCCACTGGCCCGCCTTCTTGTCACCGATGTAGGTGTAGAGCGGCCAGCCGTCGAGGGTGATCTGGCGGGTGCCGTCCTCGCGGGTGATGGTGCCCACGGCGTCGTCCGAGACGCCCTTGAGCTTCGGGTTGCCGTCGGTCAACGCGGGCGGCCAGACCTCGGCGCACTCGTCGACGCAGTTCGACGACGGCGGGTCGTTGGTGTCGCGGTCGAAGCGGTAGAGGATGAAGCCGTCCTGGTTGACTACCGCGCTACCCATCCGGTCGAACTTCTTGCCGGTGAGGCTCACGGTCAGTTCGACGCCGTCGGGCAGGGGAGCGTCGACCTCGGCCTCCGCGCCGGGGGACGCCGAGGCACCCGGCGTCGCGCTGGACTCGGGGTCCACGGTCACGGTGGGCTCGGCCGCGGCGACGGCTACCGGCTCGGCCGCGCCGGCGTTCGTTCCGTCTTCGTAGCCTGCGGGAGCGCAGGCCGTGAGCGCGACCATGGCGCTCGCGACGACAACGGTCCGCTTGATCTTTGCCACGTGCCCTCCTCATGCTTGACAGTCACCGGGAAGTACGTGGCGAGGCAGTGTCAAGGTTGAATGCCGATCGGTGGCTAATTTCACAGCGAACCGGTTGAACCGAACCTCGTCCCACTGCGTGTCGGCCAACACCGATCACGCAGACACTTCGGTAGGCCAACCGATCACGCAGACACCGCGCGTCGGCCGACACCGGTCATGCGAACGAGAAAGCCCGCCTCCAGTGTGGAGGCGGGCCCTTCGCTGCGCCCTGGTCAGGGTGCGGGCACCGTCAGCAGGGTGCTTGCCGATCCCTTGGCGTCGACCTGCTCCACCTGGAACTGCTTCACGTCGTCCAGCTTGGTGGAGGTGGCGGCGTACAGGGTGAGTGCCGTCGGGTTGCTGTTGGTGCCGTACCCGCCCGGCGGCACCGACCAGCTGGAGACCACCTCGGTGCTGGAGTCCTCCCGCACCACCACCAGGCGGCACTCCCGTGGGCCGGGCAGCCGGCTCAGGGTGAAGGCGACCATGGTGCCGAAGTCCCGCGAGTCGAGAAAGAACGTGCCTTCCACCCCGGTGGCCGAGTCGGTGACGTCGACCTGCTCGCCCTCCTGCTCGTTGCCGCCGAACCCCGGGCCCGGCCGGCCCGAACCGGGGTTCGACGGCTCCACGGGCGCATTTGTGTTCTGGCCGGACCCCAGGCTCGGCGGGGTGCTCTCCGCGCTCAGGCTGGCGAATCCGACGCCGGTCAGCCCGCCGAAGACGACCACCGCCGCCGCGGTCGCGAAGACCTGACGCAACCGGGCCCGGCGCCGGTGCGTACGCATCGCCACCAGCGTGCGGTCGAGCAGGACCGGATTCGACTGGGTCTGCTCCAACACCGATATCGACTCCGCGTCGATGTCGGAGAGCAACCCGACCACCGGCACCATCGTCTCCAGCTCGGCGGCGCACGCCCAGCAGGAGGCGAGGTGTTCCTCGAACCGCTCCATGTCCTGTTCGTCAAGCACGCCGAGCGCGTACGCGGCGACGTCCATGTGGTCTACCCGGCTCATTCCGTCACCCCCCTTTCCTGCAGAGCTGTGCGCAGGGCGCGCAGCGCGTAGTAAACCCGTGACTTCGCGGTGCCCAGCGGCAACCCGAGTTCCTCGGCCGCCTCCGGCACCGTCCTACCTCGAAAGTACGTCGCGACCAGGATCTCCCGGTGCGACTGGCTCAACGTCCGCAACGCGTCCGCCACCGTCATCGAGCGCAGCACCCGGTCGGTGCTGTCCGACTCGGCGAACGCGGTCAGATCCCGGTCGTACGTCTCGGCCGGGCGGGCCTGTTCGCTGCGGTGCTCGTCGATGGCGATGCGTCGGGCCACCGTCACCAGCCACGGTCGCAGCGACCCCTGCCCCTGCGTGCCGAGCCGGTGGGCGTTGCGCCAGGCCCGCAGCAGCGTCTCCTGGACGATGTCCTCGGCCCGTTGCCGGTCGCCACCGGTCAGCCGCATCACGAACATCAGCAGCGGCCCGGCGTGTTCCGCGTAGAGCGTGCGGATCAGCTGGTCGGAGTGGGCGGCCTCGGTGGTCGTAGCCTGGTGGCGGCCAGGGGCGGGTCGCGGCGTCACCGGGCTATTCTGGCGAGACGCGGCGCGGGAGTCGACCCCATGGGTGGACGTGGTCGGCCGCGACTGGGACCGGGCGGACATCCAGTCCACCCGCACCCGGTCGCCGTGCCAACCGGCCGCCAGTGCGTGCATGCAGACCTCCGGATGTCGCTGGACAGAAGCCGTCCCCCCACGGGCATGGCTGCCGAGTGGTACGCATGGATTCCCGGAACGGATCAACGCCGGACGGAGAAAATTCCCGGCGGCGGCGGTGTGGAGTCGGTGGCGGCCTCGTCGTGGACCACCGTGGCACCCGCCACGAACCGGTCCAGCTCCGCGTCGGCAAGCACCCGGCCCGGGAACCAGTCACCGGCGGCCCGCCGGGCCAACGCCGGCACCGGTGGCTCGTGGCGGCCGGCGACCAGCACCAGGTTGCCGTAGCGGCGCCCGCGCAGCACCCCGGCGTCGGCGATCAGGCAGGCCCGGGGCAGTGCGGCGCGTACGGTGGCGACCTGGCCGCGGGCGTAGCGCAGCGGCGGGCCGTCGGCGAGGTTGGCCAGGTACCAGCCGGCCGGGCGCAGCACCCGGGCCACCTCGGCGGCGTACTCCACCGAGGTCAGTCGGGCCGGGGTCCGGGCACCGGCGAACACGTCGGCGACCACCACGTCGTAGCTGTCCTCCCGGGTGGTGGCGAGCACCGCGCGGGCGTCGCCGACCCGGACCTTCAGCCGAAAGTCGGCCGGCCAGGGCAACGCCCGCCGCACCAGCTCGACCAGCGCACCGTCCACCTCGACCACCCGCTGCGTCGAGCCGGGACGGGTGGCGGCGACGTACCGGGGCAGGGTCAGTGCGCCGCCGCCCAGGTGCAGCACCCGCAGCGGTGCACCGGCGGGCGCGACCAGGTCGAGCGCCGCGGCGAGCCGACGGACGTACTCGAACTCCAGGTGCGTCGGGTCGGTCAGGTCCACGTGCGACTGTGGCGCACCATCAAGCGACAGCGTCCACGAGCCGGGCCGGTCCGCGTCCGGCATCAGCTCGGCCAGGCCGGTGTCGACCCGCTCGGCGATCCGGTCGGTGTCGCGGCGGCGGCCCATCAGCGACCGGCTCGCGCGGCGGCCGTCCGGGCCGCGGCGGTCAACGCGCGGTGCAACAGCCGGGCGTCGCCGAGCCGGGAGCGCAGCAGGCGTTCCAGCCCGGCGATCGGCACCAGGTTCTGCGGTGCCCGGGGGTCCTTGTACGGGGTGGAGGCGAACCGGGGCAGGGTGACAAGCGACAGGTCCGCCAGCCCGACCGCCTCGGCGATGTCCAGCTCGGCCGAGCACTCCATCCGGACGATGCCTGCCCAGGGCGCACCGGCAGCCACCGGCAACCGCAGATACCACGACCAGCCGCCCCAGGCGGTGCCGAGCCGGAACACCGGCGAGCGGTGACCCGGTGCGAGGCCGGTGACCACCGTGCTGAGCCGCGCGTCGAGGTACTGGCTGTGCTGGGTCTTGATGTAGCCGAGGGTGCGCGGCAACTGCCGCCGGTTACGCAACGGACCGTCCACCACCAGCAGGTCG
This DNA window, taken from Micromonospora sp. FIMYZ51, encodes the following:
- a CDS encoding DNA-3-methyladenine glycosylase 2 family protein, producing MTSTEPAARRSLRPPEHYRLVASVRPLTFSPYDPCARIVAGTLWWATRTPDGPATLALRPVGGELLAEGYGPGGGWVVARADAIAGLRDDLAGFAELAAGHPVVAELASRHPGLRMPATGLVFGRVLRAVFEQKVTGKEAYRAYAATVRHFGQPAPGPAGLLLPPEPAAVAATPYWVFHPFGVEQRRADTLRRAAAVADRLERCADSAEASRRLTAIAGIGPWTAAEVVRVAYGDPDAVSVGDYHVPNTVAWALAGEPRADDARMLELLEPFRGHRGRVCRLLETAGIQAPKFGPRAPIRSFAHF
- a CDS encoding zf-HC2 domain-containing protein, with translation MSRVDHMDVAAYALGVLDEQDMERFEEHLASCWACAAELETMVPVVGLLSDIDAESISVLEQTQSNPVLLDRTLVAMRTHRRRARLRQVFATAAAVVVFGGLTGVGFASLSAESTPPSLGSGQNTNAPVEPSNPGSGRPGPGFGGNEQEGEQVDVTDSATGVEGTFFLDSRDFGTMVAFTLSRLPGPRECRLVVVREDSSTEVVSSWSVPPGGYGTNSNPTALTLYAATSTKLDDVKQFQVEQVDAKGSASTLLTVPAP
- a CDS encoding fused MFS/spermidine synthase, translated to MGRRRDTDRIAERVDTGLAELMPDADRPGSWTLSLDGAPQSHVDLTDPTHLEFEYVRRLAAALDLVAPAGAPLRVLHLGGGALTLPRYVAATRPGSTQRVVEVDGALVELVRRALPWPADFRLKVRVGDARAVLATTREDSYDVVVADVFAGARTPARLTSVEYAAEVARVLRPAGWYLANLADGPPLRYARGQVATVRAALPRACLIADAGVLRGRRYGNLVLVAGRHEPPVPALARRAAGDWFPGRVLADAELDRFVAGATVVHDEAATDSTPPPPGIFSVRR
- a CDS encoding ATP-dependent DNA ligase produces the protein MKLPINPPVEPMLARSVASIPTGPGMTYEPKWDGFRCIVFRDGDEVELASRGGKMMTRYFPEVVEQALRQLPERCAVDGELIVIRRDGPSGQPRLDFELLAQRIHPAASRVKLLAETTPADFVAFDLLALDGESLLDAPYPARRARLEQALAAVRPPVHVTQVTTDAETARRWFDVFEGAGLDGLIAKPADLPYEPGKRLMFKVKHARTADAVVAGFRWHKSGPVVGSLLLGLYDDAGVLHHVGVSASFTMARRAELLEELAPYRDAGAEHPWVHGDHERGQRIPGGVSRWTGTKNLEWEPVRPELVVEVAYDAMEGDRFRHTARFVRWRPDRDPRSCRYDQLERPIRFDVDQVLRGDPAVPVGSPPDSA
- a CDS encoding sigma-70 family RNA polymerase sigma factor, encoding MHALAAGWHGDRVRVDWMSARSQSRPTTSTHGVDSRAASRQNSPVTPRPAPGRHQATTTEAAHSDQLIRTLYAEHAGPLLMFVMRLTGGDRQRAEDIVQETLLRAWRNAHRLGTQGQGSLRPWLVTVARRIAIDEHRSEQARPAETYDRDLTAFAESDSTDRVLRSMTVADALRTLSQSHREILVATYFRGRTVPEAAEELGLPLGTAKSRVYYALRALRTALQERGVTE
- a CDS encoding alpha/beta hydrolase, whose amino-acid sequence is MRRFRLTLAGLTAAVVLTAGCTLPAFAPRGGDVEPEAAPPGTAPTWQSCSEVPREVVGRTAPGMRYECARIKVPRDWTNGNTASPGGTASPGGGATAGPGAGETFEIALIRIRSDKQRDRIGSLLINPGGPGGSGVDTAVYLTFGEQFGGLPDAVLERFDIVGFDPRGVSRSSPVECIPDADLDATFGYDPDPESQQSFDDFVALNRQIGQGCGAKYGDQLPLYGTEQAARDIDAIRAAVGDEKLTYLGYSYGTLLGATYAQLFPQRVRALVLDGAVDPRQSLIEGSESQARGFERAFGNFTRWCAANANRCPIAPDARAAVTSAIDKAKVSPVRSADGREATAGWVFYAVISSLYTESGWQQLARAINQLEEGNPDGVFRLADAYAERDENGHYTNLFDANLAINCADEEDRPSLERIRQLQSQWRTQYPLFGPALAAGLVSCTEWPGGSDPYPKGRADGAPPILVVGTTGDPATPYEQTPALAEMLGVGRVLTWEGEGHTAYPQTPCITRAVNAYLIDLTVPADGTRCPAR
- a CDS encoding C39 family peptidase, encoding MRTTMLRKTALTIAAAAATAGGIAAPAIAAQATPAAVPAAAVQADRKPNGERQLDVRYQAQDTFYYCGPAAARNALSVQGKNIDQHDMAKRMGTTEAGTNSINDITPILNKETGKNVYKSVEIRDPKADHKQTDKLREDIVRTIDDGRAVVANIAGTTTDTNGTTHSFEGGHYVSVTGYRDGGDQVKIADSADPNQAEYWITTDNLADWIATRGYSATS